One window of the Deltaproteobacteria bacterium genome contains the following:
- a CDS encoding response regulator transcription factor — protein sequence MPIKLLLADDETLFRQSLRVLLETGTTSKVVAEASNGQEAVIVAREAKPDLALLDVDMPKMDGTKAAKLISINIIRESHPQLGALTLLIIYAIKLQLF from the coding sequence ATGCCGATTAAGCTGCTGCTCGCTGATGACGAAACGCTTTTCCGCCAAAGCCTGCGAGTTTTGCTCGAGACCGGGACCACTTCTAAAGTCGTCGCTGAGGCGTCCAACGGCCAAGAGGCAGTGATCGTGGCCCGCGAAGCCAAGCCCGACTTGGCCCTGCTCGACGTCGATATGCCCAAAATGGATGGCACCAAGGCCGCTAAGTTGATCTCCATCAACATCATCCGTGAGAGCCACCCCCAACTTGGGGCATTGACTCTCCTGAT